The Micropterus dolomieu isolate WLL.071019.BEF.003 ecotype Adirondacks linkage group LG22, ASM2129224v1, whole genome shotgun sequence genome contains a region encoding:
- the siah1 gene encoding E3 ubiquitin-protein ligase Siah1 isoform X3, whose product MDEEMSRQTATALPTGTSKCPPSQRVPTLSGTTASNSDLASLFECPVCFDYVLPPILQCQSGHLVCSNCRPKLTCCPTCRGPLGSIRNLAMEKVANSVLFPCKYASSGCEVTLPHTDKTEHEELCEFRPYSCPCPGASCKWQGSLDAVMPHLMHQHKSITTLQGEDIVFLATDINLPGAVDWVMMQSCFGFHFMLVLEKQEKYDGHQQFFAIVQLIGTRKQAENFAYRLELNGHRRRLTWEATPRSIHEGIATAIMNSDCLVFDTSIAQLFAENGNLGINVTISMC is encoded by the exons ATGGACGAAG AAATGAGTCGCCAGACTGCCACCGCGCTGCCCACAGGAACCTCCAAGTGCCCCCCCTCTCAGCGTGTGCCCACTCTGTCAGGCACCACTGCCTCCAACAGTGACCTGGCCAGCCTGTTTGAGTGTCCTGTCTGCTTCGACTATGTCCTACCCCCCATCCTGCAGTGCCAGTCCGGACACCTG GTGTGCTCCAACTGCCGGCCCAAGCTCACATGCTGCCCCACCTGTCGAGGCCCCCTGGGCTCCATCAGGAACCTGGCCATGGAGAAGGTGGCCAACTCTGTCCTCTTCCCCTGCAAGTACGCCTCATCGGGCTGCGAAGTCACCCTGCCTCACACCGACAAGACGGAGCACGAAGAGCTGTGCGAGTTTCGGCCGTACTCCTGCCCCTGCCCCGGTGCCTCTTGCAAGTGGCAGGGCTCCTTGGACGCCGTCATGCCTCACCTGATGCACCAGCACAAGTCCATCACCACACTGCAG GGGGAGGATATTGTGTTCCTGGCCACGGACATCAACCTCCCGGGCGCGGTGGACTGGGTAATGATGCAGTCCTGCTTCGGCTTCCACTTCATGCTGGTGCTGGAGAAGCAGGAGAAGTATGACGGCCACCAGCAGTTCTTCGCCATCGTGCAGCTCATCGGGACCCGCAAGCAAGCGGAGAACTTTGCCTACCGGCTGGAGCTCAACGGGCACCGGCGCCGCCTGACCTGGGAGGCCACGCCACGCTCTATCCACGAGGGCATCGCCACGGCCATCATGAACAGCGACTGCCTGGTGTTCGACACGTCCATCGCACAGCTGTTTGCGGAGAACGGCAACCTGGGCATCAACGTCACCATCTCCATGTGCTAA
- the siah1 gene encoding E3 ubiquitin-protein ligase Siah1 isoform X2, producing the protein MTVSHRRWTMSPALLGLDSECIMIVFTTSGETSNPNTEVPTFQEKTKALFGNLMDEEMSRQTATALPTGTSKCPPSQRVPTLSGTTASNSDLASLFECPVCFDYVLPPILQCQSGHLVCSNCRPKLTCCPTCRGPLGSIRNLAMEKVANSVLFPCKYASSGCEVTLPHTDKTEHEELCEFRPYSCPCPGASCKWQGSLDAVMPHLMHQHKSITTLQGEDIVFLATDINLPGAVDWVMMQSCFGFHFMLVLEKQEKYDGHQQFFAIVQLIGTRKQAENFAYRLELNGHRRRLTWEATPRSIHEGIATAIMNSDCLVFDTSIAQLFAENGNLGINVTISMC; encoded by the exons ATGACTGTCAGCCATCGGCGATGGACGATGAGCCCAGCCCTACTAGGACTAGATTCTGAATGTATCATGATTGTGTTTACCACTTCAGGAGAGACCTCTAATCCCAATACAG aGGTCCCCACATTTCAAGAGAAGACGAAAGCCTTATTTGGAAATCTTATGGACGAAG AAATGAGTCGCCAGACTGCCACCGCGCTGCCCACAGGAACCTCCAAGTGCCCCCCCTCTCAGCGTGTGCCCACTCTGTCAGGCACCACTGCCTCCAACAGTGACCTGGCCAGCCTGTTTGAGTGTCCTGTCTGCTTCGACTATGTCCTACCCCCCATCCTGCAGTGCCAGTCCGGACACCTG GTGTGCTCCAACTGCCGGCCCAAGCTCACATGCTGCCCCACCTGTCGAGGCCCCCTGGGCTCCATCAGGAACCTGGCCATGGAGAAGGTGGCCAACTCTGTCCTCTTCCCCTGCAAGTACGCCTCATCGGGCTGCGAAGTCACCCTGCCTCACACCGACAAGACGGAGCACGAAGAGCTGTGCGAGTTTCGGCCGTACTCCTGCCCCTGCCCCGGTGCCTCTTGCAAGTGGCAGGGCTCCTTGGACGCCGTCATGCCTCACCTGATGCACCAGCACAAGTCCATCACCACACTGCAG GGGGAGGATATTGTGTTCCTGGCCACGGACATCAACCTCCCGGGCGCGGTGGACTGGGTAATGATGCAGTCCTGCTTCGGCTTCCACTTCATGCTGGTGCTGGAGAAGCAGGAGAAGTATGACGGCCACCAGCAGTTCTTCGCCATCGTGCAGCTCATCGGGACCCGCAAGCAAGCGGAGAACTTTGCCTACCGGCTGGAGCTCAACGGGCACCGGCGCCGCCTGACCTGGGAGGCCACGCCACGCTCTATCCACGAGGGCATCGCCACGGCCATCATGAACAGCGACTGCCTGGTGTTCGACACGTCCATCGCACAGCTGTTTGCGGAGAACGGCAACCTGGGCATCAACGTCACCATCTCCATGTGCTAA
- the siah1 gene encoding E3 ubiquitin-protein ligase Siah1 isoform X1, with product MSLVQVKSKPASVALQAPPWNSLFRLFSCVATRNVHRTKEVPTFQEKTKALFGNLMDEEMSRQTATALPTGTSKCPPSQRVPTLSGTTASNSDLASLFECPVCFDYVLPPILQCQSGHLVCSNCRPKLTCCPTCRGPLGSIRNLAMEKVANSVLFPCKYASSGCEVTLPHTDKTEHEELCEFRPYSCPCPGASCKWQGSLDAVMPHLMHQHKSITTLQGEDIVFLATDINLPGAVDWVMMQSCFGFHFMLVLEKQEKYDGHQQFFAIVQLIGTRKQAENFAYRLELNGHRRRLTWEATPRSIHEGIATAIMNSDCLVFDTSIAQLFAENGNLGINVTISMC from the exons ATGTCTCTGGTTCAAGTGAAATCGAAGCCGGCTAGCGTAGCACTGCAAGCCCCGCCCTGGAACTCCTTGTTCAGACTCTTCTCATGTGTAGCCACAAGGAACGTGCACAGGACTAAAG aGGTCCCCACATTTCAAGAGAAGACGAAAGCCTTATTTGGAAATCTTATGGACGAAG AAATGAGTCGCCAGACTGCCACCGCGCTGCCCACAGGAACCTCCAAGTGCCCCCCCTCTCAGCGTGTGCCCACTCTGTCAGGCACCACTGCCTCCAACAGTGACCTGGCCAGCCTGTTTGAGTGTCCTGTCTGCTTCGACTATGTCCTACCCCCCATCCTGCAGTGCCAGTCCGGACACCTG GTGTGCTCCAACTGCCGGCCCAAGCTCACATGCTGCCCCACCTGTCGAGGCCCCCTGGGCTCCATCAGGAACCTGGCCATGGAGAAGGTGGCCAACTCTGTCCTCTTCCCCTGCAAGTACGCCTCATCGGGCTGCGAAGTCACCCTGCCTCACACCGACAAGACGGAGCACGAAGAGCTGTGCGAGTTTCGGCCGTACTCCTGCCCCTGCCCCGGTGCCTCTTGCAAGTGGCAGGGCTCCTTGGACGCCGTCATGCCTCACCTGATGCACCAGCACAAGTCCATCACCACACTGCAG GGGGAGGATATTGTGTTCCTGGCCACGGACATCAACCTCCCGGGCGCGGTGGACTGGGTAATGATGCAGTCCTGCTTCGGCTTCCACTTCATGCTGGTGCTGGAGAAGCAGGAGAAGTATGACGGCCACCAGCAGTTCTTCGCCATCGTGCAGCTCATCGGGACCCGCAAGCAAGCGGAGAACTTTGCCTACCGGCTGGAGCTCAACGGGCACCGGCGCCGCCTGACCTGGGAGGCCACGCCACGCTCTATCCACGAGGGCATCGCCACGGCCATCATGAACAGCGACTGCCTGGTGTTCGACACGTCCATCGCACAGCTGTTTGCGGAGAACGGCAACCTGGGCATCAACGTCACCATCTCCATGTGCTAA